The Desulfobulbaceae bacterium genome has a window encoding:
- a CDS encoding ABC transporter permease, translating to MNDLSLKKTVYTPDSSIASPGRMICEMFTDLLVARELAWRLAVRDIQAQYRQAFLGILWAFILPLANTFAWIFLNSSGVVKIADTALPYPVYVFTGTMLWAIFMDALNAPLQQTNAAKAMLAKLNFPREALIVSGIYQTLFNASIKIVLLFGALLFMGIKPNLSLLLFPFGILSLILVGTSLGLLITPVGMLYTDIGRALPLLMQFLMYVTPVVFPMPEKGLASVLFSFNPLSPIILTTRDWLTGVSPEYLGYFVVVNIAAVALLLMVWVVFRLAMPILIERMSA from the coding sequence ATGAATGATTTATCCTTAAAGAAAACCGTCTACACCCCCGATTCCTCCATCGCCAGTCCGGGCAGGATGATATGCGAGATGTTTACGGATCTGCTCGTAGCACGAGAGTTGGCGTGGCGTTTGGCGGTACGCGACATCCAGGCTCAGTATCGCCAGGCATTCCTCGGTATCCTGTGGGCTTTTATTCTGCCGTTGGCTAACACCTTTGCCTGGATTTTTCTGAACAGCTCCGGCGTGGTTAAGATCGCTGATACTGCGTTGCCGTATCCGGTATACGTTTTTACAGGCACTATGCTCTGGGCGATCTTCATGGATGCCCTGAACGCTCCTTTGCAACAAACTAATGCTGCAAAGGCTATGCTTGCTAAATTGAATTTTCCGCGTGAAGCGTTGATTGTTTCCGGTATCTACCAGACCCTGTTTAACGCCTCGATCAAGATTGTACTTCTATTTGGGGCTTTACTCTTCATGGGGATTAAACCCAACTTGAGCCTGTTGCTTTTTCCGTTCGGTATTCTCTCTCTGATCCTGGTTGGTACTTCCCTCGGACTGCTCATCACCCCGGTCGGTATGCTCTATACCGATATAGGACGTGCCTTGCCTTTGTTGATGCAATTTTTGATGTACGTCACACCGGTAGTTTTTCCAATGCCGGAAAAAGGACTGGCCTCCGTTTTATTCTCATTTAATCCGTTGTCTCCAATTATCCTTACCACTCGCGATTGGCTAACCGGTGTGTCGCCCGAATACCTGGGTTATTTTGTGGTGGTCAACATTGCCGCAGTTGCACTGCTTTTGATGGTGTGGGTGGTTTTTCGGTTGGCTATGCCTATTCTCATAGAGCGGATGAGTGCTTGA